A window of Auraticoccus monumenti contains these coding sequences:
- a CDS encoding GNAT family N-acetyltransferase — protein MRIERDDLSRAAVHALLEEHLADMHATSPPESVHALDLSGLTSPGTTVWTAWEDDVLLGCAALKELSPDSGEVKSMRTSAAARRRGVAAALLTHLVDRARERGWRSLWLETGSQDFFAPARALYARHGFVGCPPFGDYRPDPTASS, from the coding sequence GTGCGGATCGAGCGCGACGACCTGTCCCGGGCGGCGGTGCACGCGCTGCTCGAGGAGCACCTGGCCGACATGCACGCCACCTCACCGCCGGAGAGCGTCCACGCCCTCGACCTCAGCGGTCTGACCTCCCCGGGGACGACCGTCTGGACCGCCTGGGAGGACGACGTCCTGCTGGGTTGTGCCGCCCTCAAGGAGCTGTCACCGGACTCCGGTGAGGTGAAGTCGATGCGCACCTCGGCGGCTGCCCGGCGACGCGGTGTGGCCGCGGCCCTGCTGACCCACCTGGTGGATCGGGCCCGGGAGCGCGGCTGGCGCTCGTTGTGGCTGGAGACCGGCAGCCAGGACTTCTTCGCCCCCGCCCGTGCCCTCTACGCGCGCCACGGGTTCGTCGGGTGCCCGCCGTTCGGCGACTACCGACCCGACCCCACAGCGTCTTCATGA
- a CDS encoding alpha/beta fold hydrolase, translating into MGTIKVGTENSTDIELHYEDHGTGQPVVLIHGYPLDGNSWELQARELIAAGYRVITYDRRGFGQSSKVGTGYDYDTFAADLSTVLETLDLRDVVLVGFSMGTGELARYVRNHGHERVAKLAFLASLEPFLVQREDNPEGVPQEVFDGIETAARTDRYAWYTEFYKNFYNLDELLGSRISEEVVRASWNTAVASAPVAAYAVVPTWIEDFRTDVERVREAGLPTLILHGTADNILPIDATGRRFRDAVPAAQYVEIEGAPHGLLWTHAAEVNEVLLAFVQA; encoded by the coding sequence ATGGGCACCATCAAGGTCGGCACCGAGAACAGCACCGACATCGAGCTCCACTACGAGGACCACGGCACCGGGCAGCCGGTCGTCCTCATCCACGGCTACCCGCTGGACGGCAACAGCTGGGAGCTCCAGGCCCGCGAGCTCATCGCCGCCGGCTACCGCGTCATCACCTACGACCGTCGCGGCTTCGGCCAGTCGTCGAAGGTGGGCACGGGCTACGACTACGACACCTTCGCCGCCGACCTCAGCACGGTGCTGGAGACCCTCGACCTGCGCGACGTGGTCCTCGTCGGCTTCTCCATGGGTACCGGTGAGCTGGCCCGCTACGTCAGGAACCACGGTCACGAGCGGGTCGCGAAGCTCGCCTTCCTGGCCTCCCTGGAGCCGTTCCTGGTCCAGCGTGAGGACAACCCCGAGGGCGTGCCGCAGGAGGTCTTCGACGGCATCGAGACGGCCGCGCGCACCGACCGCTACGCCTGGTACACCGAGTTCTACAAGAACTTCTACAACCTCGACGAGCTCCTGGGCTCGCGGATCAGCGAGGAGGTCGTGCGGGCCAGCTGGAACACCGCCGTCGCCAGCGCGCCCGTCGCCGCCTACGCCGTGGTGCCCACCTGGATCGAGGACTTCCGCACCGACGTCGAGCGGGTCCGCGAGGCCGGCCTGCCGACGCTGATCCTGCACGGCACCGCCGACAACATCCTGCCGATCGACGCCACCGGCCGCCGCTTCCGCGACGCGGTGCCCGCGGCGCAGTACGTCGAGATCGAGGGCGCTCCGCACGGCCTGCTCTGGACCCACGCCGCCGAGGTCAACGAGGTGCTGCTGGCCTTCGTCCAGGCCTGA
- a CDS encoding TetR/AcrR family transcriptional regulator translates to MNTQRTAATGSDLRDQVVRAADALFYERGIQSVGMDAVRDASGVSLKRLYALVGSKDELVVAVLRLRQQSLRDGLTTSRDQAQDARGRALSIFDFLDAWFCEPGFRGCGFINAFGELGPRSEEVSAVVRETKAAFREYVEELVRAAGGSPAVALQIVLLAEGAQTTAAISGDATIAARAKAAAAALLDADVASSPGQ, encoded by the coding sequence GTGAACACGCAGCGCACAGCCGCCACCGGGTCCGACCTGCGCGACCAGGTGGTCCGCGCCGCCGACGCGCTCTTCTACGAGCGCGGCATCCAGTCCGTCGGCATGGACGCGGTCCGCGACGCGTCCGGCGTCTCGCTCAAGAGGCTCTACGCCCTGGTCGGCTCCAAGGACGAGCTCGTCGTGGCGGTGCTGAGGCTGCGCCAGCAGTCCCTGCGCGACGGTCTCACCACGAGCCGGGACCAGGCGCAGGACGCCCGCGGGCGGGCCCTGTCGATCTTCGACTTCCTCGACGCCTGGTTCTGCGAGCCGGGCTTCCGCGGGTGCGGCTTCATCAACGCCTTCGGTGAGCTGGGGCCTCGGTCCGAGGAGGTCTCGGCCGTCGTCCGGGAGACCAAGGCCGCGTTCCGCGAGTACGTGGAGGAGCTGGTGCGCGCCGCCGGCGGGTCCCCGGCGGTGGCGCTGCAGATCGTGCTGCTCGCCGAGGGGGCGCAGACCACGGCGGCCATCTCCGGCGACGCCACCATCGCCGCCCGGGCGAAGGCCGCCGCCGCCGCCCTGCTCGACGCCGACGTCGCCTCGTCCCCGGGTCAGTGA
- a CDS encoding ClpP family protease — MTDNPLPVRERTATELLDHRVLLLDGELDDALGTQLCAQLVLLSTRDPRTDIALWINSPGGSVPAMLAIRDTMAMIPNDVATLALGMAASAGQFLLCSGARGKRYVLPHSKVLLHQGSAGIGGSAVDIELQAEDLRAMRDTVIGLIAEATGQTPERVFEDSLRDHWYSAEEAVAYGFVDQVVTSFEQVRPTRPGGLAGQAGFVASLPQEVR, encoded by the coding sequence ATGACCGACAACCCGCTCCCGGTGCGCGAACGCACCGCCACCGAGCTCCTCGACCACCGCGTGCTGCTGCTGGACGGCGAGCTCGACGACGCCCTGGGGACCCAGCTCTGCGCCCAGCTCGTGCTGCTCTCCACCCGCGACCCGCGCACCGACATCGCCCTGTGGATCAACTCCCCGGGTGGTTCCGTGCCGGCGATGCTGGCCATCCGCGACACCATGGCCATGATCCCCAACGACGTCGCCACCCTGGCCCTGGGGATGGCGGCCAGCGCCGGGCAGTTCCTGCTCTGCTCCGGCGCCCGTGGCAAGCGCTACGTGCTGCCGCACAGCAAGGTCCTGCTGCACCAGGGCTCGGCCGGCATCGGTGGCTCGGCGGTGGACATCGAGCTGCAGGCCGAGGACCTCCGTGCCATGCGGGACACGGTGATCGGGCTGATCGCCGAGGCGACCGGGCAGACCCCGGAGCGGGTCTTCGAGGACTCCCTGCGCGACCACTGGTACAGCGCCGAGGAGGCCGTCGCCTACGGCTTCGTGGACCAGGTGGTCACCTCCTTCGAGCAGGTGCGGCCCACCCGTCCCGGCGGCCTGGCCGGCCAGGCCGGGTTCGTGGCCAGCCTGCCGCAGGAGGTGCGGTGA
- a CDS encoding ClpP family protease, producing MSSYTIPNVISRSSRGERVMDVYSRLMEGRIIYLGTELDDGVANALIAQLLHLDAEDPDQEVNLYINSPGGSVTAMFALYDTMRYTRAPIATTCVGQAISTAAVLLAAGEPGRRSVLPHARVLLHQPSGQGRGTIPDLILAADEILRLRTDMEEVLSAHTGRSLEELRRDTDRDRVLRASEAVEYGLADSVIRLREAA from the coding sequence ATGAGCAGCTACACCATCCCCAACGTGATCAGCCGCAGCTCCCGCGGTGAGCGCGTGATGGACGTCTACAGCCGGCTGATGGAGGGCCGCATCATCTACCTCGGCACCGAGCTCGACGACGGCGTGGCCAACGCGCTGATCGCCCAGCTGCTCCACCTCGACGCCGAGGACCCCGACCAGGAGGTCAACCTCTACATCAACTCCCCCGGTGGCTCGGTGACCGCGATGTTCGCCCTCTACGACACCATGCGCTACACCCGGGCGCCGATCGCCACCACCTGCGTCGGGCAGGCCATCTCCACCGCCGCGGTGCTGCTAGCCGCCGGGGAACCCGGGCGCCGGTCGGTGCTGCCGCACGCGCGGGTGCTGCTGCACCAGCCCTCGGGTCAGGGCCGCGGCACCATCCCGGACCTGATCCTGGCCGCGGACGAGATCCTGCGGCTGCGCACCGACATGGAGGAGGTGCTGTCGGCCCACACCGGCCGCTCGCTGGAGGAGCTGCGCCGCGACACCGACCGCGACCGGGTGCTGCGGGCCTCCGAGGCGGTGGAGTACGGCCTGGCCGACTCGGTCATCCGGCTCCGCGAGGCGGCCTGA
- a CDS encoding helix-turn-helix domain-containing protein, whose protein sequence is MGDLVPLDRHLDQHDTVRRDRAGRRPLDRGSEGGRARRPGPSRPVVEPLWREVTGRRLRDRRHALGETLAETSARAGVSTQYLSELERGLKDPSSEILAAVAGAVGLTLLDLTTGVVNDLASDRRVSGSPLRGPVALAA, encoded by the coding sequence ATGGGAGACCTCGTGCCGCTGGACCGCCACCTCGACCAGCACGACACCGTGCGCCGCGACCGGGCCGGCCGGCGTCCCCTCGACCGCGGGTCGGAAGGCGGCCGCGCCCGGCGCCCGGGTCCGAGCCGTCCGGTGGTCGAGCCGCTCTGGCGCGAGGTGACCGGCCGCCGGCTCCGGGACCGCAGGCACGCGCTGGGGGAGACCCTGGCGGAGACGTCCGCGCGGGCCGGTGTGTCCACCCAGTACCTCTCCGAGCTCGAGCGCGGTCTCAAGGACCCCTCCTCGGAGATCCTCGCCGCGGTCGCCGGGGCCGTCGGTCTCACCCTGCTCGACCTGACCACCGGCGTGGTGAACGACCTGGCCTCGGACCGCCGGGTCAGCGGCTCCCCGCTCCGCGGCCCCGTCGCCCTCGCCGCCTGA
- a CDS encoding response regulator encodes MSVRVLLVDDQDLVRMGIRMALEADDGLTVVAEAGDGATALRMAHEHRPDVVLMDVRMPGTDGIQATTRITAELPQVRVLVLTTFDLDEYAFDAIRAGAAGFLLKSARPAELRSAVHAVARGEGVTSPRVTRRLMELARPALPREPDARLGTLTAREREVLALVGEGLSNPEIAATLVVEESTVKTHVNRLLAKLGARDRVHAVIFALEQGVRRG; translated from the coding sequence GTGAGCGTGCGGGTGCTGCTGGTCGACGACCAGGACCTGGTGCGGATGGGGATCCGGATGGCGCTGGAGGCCGACGACGGGCTGACCGTGGTCGCCGAGGCGGGAGACGGCGCGACCGCGCTGCGGATGGCCCACGAGCACCGACCCGACGTGGTGCTGATGGACGTCCGGATGCCCGGCACGGACGGCATCCAGGCCACCACCCGCATCACCGCCGAGCTGCCGCAGGTGCGGGTCCTGGTGCTGACCACCTTCGACCTGGACGAGTACGCCTTCGACGCCATCCGGGCCGGGGCGGCGGGCTTCCTGCTCAAGAGCGCCCGCCCGGCCGAGCTGCGCAGTGCCGTCCACGCGGTGGCCCGGGGCGAGGGCGTCACCTCACCCCGGGTGACCCGCCGGCTGATGGAGCTGGCGCGCCCGGCGCTGCCGCGGGAGCCGGACGCCCGGCTGGGCACCCTGACCGCCCGCGAGCGGGAGGTGCTGGCCCTGGTGGGCGAGGGGCTGAGCAACCCCGAGATCGCCGCCACCCTGGTGGTGGAGGAGTCGACGGTGAAGACCCACGTCAACCGGCTGCTGGCCAAGCTGGGGGCGCGGGACCGGGTGCACGCGGTGATCTTCGCCCTCGAGCAGGGCGTCCGCCGGGGGTGA
- a CDS encoding sensor histidine kinase, translating to MDHVTDPATTDRAATASGPAPTVTGSPTRTATDASTTAAATTGSATTSTGFLASGSPLTGSADAVGVARAPRRWWHRRPWLVELVLALCFALTQAVGSLLSLIATEGSSLLLDWAGFQVGLAAVLVRRLHPRLTLGVGLVGTLVLIPLTGGDLLFVVAVALYTLAVHRSATAAWRGLAVSAAGLATVTGLGALGLLETSGLLTVAPDPTTQGPVYDLGAGALLVLGLVVVTLVGTNVGARRRYVQSLVDRARDLERERDQRARLAVAEERSRIAREMHDVVAHSLSIMVALSDGASETVDVDRVRAASAQAAETGREALVEMRQALRVLDPDDTGERRPTPGLGDLPALVAELRAVGLPVAATYEPGLELPPTLGLTVYRLVQESLTNVLRHSRQPRRVRVLVVAVGRHLEVEVTDDGTGPTSSGGPAVGGAAVGGAGAGATAVGGSGGGGVDGGRVGPGRGLLGMRERVAAVGGVLEVGPRDGGGWRVRALIPLPEPHRDPVTAAAGVGS from the coding sequence GTGGACCACGTGACCGACCCGGCGACGACCGACCGCGCCGCGACGGCGAGCGGTCCCGCGCCGACCGTGACCGGTTCCCCGACGAGGACGGCGACCGACGCCTCCACGACGGCGGCCGCGACGACCGGCTCCGCCACGACGTCGACCGGGTTCCTGGCGAGCGGCTCTCCGCTCACGGGGAGCGCCGACGCCGTCGGGGTGGCCCGGGCGCCGCGCCGGTGGTGGCACCGCCGTCCCTGGCTGGTCGAGCTGGTGCTGGCGCTCTGCTTCGCCCTGACGCAGGCCGTCGGCTCCCTGCTCAGCCTGATCGCCACCGAGGGGTCCAGCCTGCTGCTCGACTGGGCGGGGTTCCAGGTGGGACTGGCGGCGGTGCTGGTGCGCCGCCTGCACCCTCGGCTGACGCTGGGGGTGGGCCTGGTCGGGACGCTGGTGCTGATCCCGCTGACCGGCGGGGACCTCCTGTTCGTCGTCGCCGTGGCGCTCTACACGCTCGCCGTGCACCGCTCCGCCACGGCGGCCTGGCGGGGCCTGGCGGTCTCCGCCGCCGGCCTGGCGACCGTGACCGGCCTGGGCGCCCTGGGGCTGCTGGAGACCTCGGGGCTCCTCACCGTGGCGCCCGACCCCACCACCCAGGGGCCGGTGTACGACCTGGGCGCCGGCGCGCTGCTCGTGCTGGGGCTGGTGGTGGTCACGCTGGTCGGGACCAACGTGGGGGCCCGACGCCGCTACGTGCAGTCCCTGGTCGACCGGGCCCGCGACCTCGAGCGCGAGCGCGACCAGCGGGCCCGGCTGGCGGTGGCCGAGGAGCGCAGCCGGATCGCCCGGGAGATGCACGACGTGGTCGCGCACAGCCTCTCGATCATGGTCGCCCTGTCCGACGGGGCCAGCGAGACCGTCGACGTCGACCGCGTCCGCGCCGCCAGCGCCCAGGCCGCCGAGACCGGCCGGGAGGCCCTGGTGGAGATGCGGCAGGCGCTGCGGGTGCTCGACCCCGACGACACGGGGGAGCGACGTCCGACGCCGGGACTGGGTGACCTGCCGGCCCTGGTGGCCGAGCTGCGGGCGGTGGGGCTCCCGGTGGCCGCCACCTACGAGCCGGGCCTGGAGCTGCCGCCCACGCTGGGGCTGACCGTGTACCGGCTGGTGCAGGAGTCGCTGACCAACGTGCTGCGCCACAGCCGGCAGCCACGCCGGGTGCGGGTGCTGGTGGTCGCCGTCGGCCGGCACCTCGAGGTCGAGGTCACCGACGACGGGACCGGTCCCACGTCGAGCGGTGGTCCGGCCGTCGGTGGTGCGGCTGTCGGTGGTGCGGGTGCCGGGGCGACAGCGGTCGGTGGCTCAGGTGGCGGCGGGGTCGACGGCGGCCGGGTCGGTCCCGGGCGGGGGCTGCTGGGGATGCGCGAGCGCGTCGCAGCCGTCGGCGGCGTGCTGGAGGTCGGACCCCGCGACGGCGGTGGCTGGCGGGTGCGGGCGCTGATCCCGCTGCCCGAACCGCACCGCGACCCGGTGACCGCGGCTGCGGGGGTGGGTTCGTGA
- a CDS encoding CPBP family intramembrane glutamic endopeptidase, giving the protein MNQPQALPVASPTFADAPTPPPDVAFHRLGVVAGSRGWRPLLVLLLAAVLYAASGLLLVTAAVAVDAITGSTVSDRVLALDMNDPYAFVSGFALIALMLPALLLARRILGPRPVGLLSSVTGRLRWRWLGRALLISVAVYVVGLTLQLVLLDPLTGVPLTAARFIPSAWVFLLGAVLLVPLQAAAEEYVFRGGLMQLVGGWLRHPAFAVVLPVPLFVVGHGYDVLGQTGIAVFALLTGWLTWRTGGLEAAIALHVVNNGLLTVMQAVGWADPNVTDITVPAFVASLVVQGLAAWLLVRSADRMGVQRTRPALAPLPAPRPAPAPVALETSS; this is encoded by the coding sequence ATGAACCAGCCCCAGGCCCTTCCCGTGGCCTCCCCCACCTTCGCCGACGCCCCGACGCCTCCTCCTGACGTGGCCTTCCACCGCCTCGGGGTCGTGGCCGGGTCCCGCGGCTGGCGGCCGCTGCTCGTGCTGCTGCTGGCCGCCGTCCTCTACGCCGCCTCCGGCCTCCTCCTGGTGACGGCCGCGGTCGCGGTCGACGCGATCACGGGGTCCACGGTCAGCGACCGGGTGCTGGCGCTGGACATGAACGACCCGTACGCCTTCGTCTCCGGGTTCGCGCTGATCGCCCTGATGCTGCCCGCGCTGCTGCTGGCCCGACGGATCCTCGGACCCCGCCCGGTCGGCCTGCTGTCCTCGGTGACCGGACGGCTGCGCTGGCGCTGGCTGGGGCGGGCGCTCCTGATCAGCGTCGCGGTGTACGTCGTCGGGCTCACGCTGCAGCTGGTGCTCCTCGACCCGCTGACCGGCGTCCCGCTGACCGCGGCACGGTTCATCCCGTCGGCCTGGGTGTTCCTGCTGGGGGCCGTGCTGCTGGTGCCCCTGCAGGCGGCGGCGGAGGAGTACGTCTTCCGCGGCGGCCTGATGCAGCTGGTCGGGGGCTGGCTGCGCCACCCCGCGTTCGCCGTCGTGCTGCCCGTGCCGCTGTTCGTGGTGGGCCACGGGTACGACGTGCTGGGTCAGACCGGGATCGCCGTGTTCGCCCTGCTGACCGGCTGGCTCACCTGGCGCACCGGCGGGCTGGAGGCGGCGATCGCGCTGCACGTGGTGAACAACGGCCTGCTCACCGTGATGCAGGCCGTCGGCTGGGCCGATCCCAACGTCACCGACATCACGGTGCCGGCGTTCGTGGCGTCGCTGGTGGTGCAGGGCCTGGCGGCGTGGCTGCTGGTCCGCAGCGCCGACCGGATGGGCGTCCAGCGCACCCGGCCGGCGCTCGCCCCGCTGCCGGCACCCCGCCCGGCGCCGGCGCCGGTCGCCCTGGAGACGTCGTCCTGA
- a CDS encoding lipid II:glycine glycyltransferase FemX, which yields MTVTVRSITTAEHLAFVEGLASASYLQTPAWAGAKPEWTSESLGWFDGSTMVGAALVLYRQLPRFKRYLAYLPEGPLLDWDTDRLGELLAPMTRHLKRRGAFGVRIGPPLVWRTWHAATIKAAVADESVRSLTEVRPDVTDPVATRAHNQLRSLGWLPPKPDGEGFAAGQPTYRFWVRLTGQSEESLLKGMNQLWRRNIKKADKSGVTVRVGDRSDLATFHAVYAETARRDGFTPRPLSYFETMFDALQPEAEDRIRLYLAEHEGDLVAATIWTRVGGHVWYAYGASTSAKRDVRGSNAVQWQMMRDALAAGADVYDLRGITDSVANDDPHLGLIQFKVGTGGEAYTYLGEWDLPLNRLLYKAFDVYMARRG from the coding sequence GTGACTGTCACCGTGCGCTCCATCACCACCGCCGAGCACCTGGCCTTCGTCGAGGGCCTGGCCTCGGCCAGCTACCTGCAGACCCCCGCCTGGGCCGGCGCCAAGCCGGAGTGGACGAGTGAGTCGCTGGGCTGGTTCGACGGCTCGACGATGGTCGGGGCGGCGCTGGTGCTCTACCGCCAGCTGCCCCGGTTCAAGCGCTACCTGGCCTACCTCCCCGAGGGGCCGCTGCTGGACTGGGACACCGACCGCCTCGGTGAGCTGCTGGCACCGATGACCCGGCACCTCAAGCGACGCGGGGCCTTCGGCGTCCGGATCGGGCCGCCGCTGGTCTGGCGCACCTGGCACGCCGCCACCATCAAGGCCGCCGTGGCCGACGAGTCCGTGCGCTCCCTCACCGAGGTCCGCCCCGACGTCACCGACCCGGTGGCCACCCGCGCCCACAACCAGCTCCGCAGCCTGGGGTGGCTGCCGCCCAAGCCCGACGGCGAGGGCTTCGCCGCCGGTCAGCCGACGTACCGGTTCTGGGTGCGGCTGACCGGGCAGAGCGAGGAGTCGCTGCTCAAGGGCATGAACCAGCTGTGGCGGCGCAACATCAAGAAGGCCGACAAGTCCGGGGTGACCGTCCGGGTCGGGGACCGCTCGGACCTGGCCACCTTCCACGCCGTCTACGCCGAGACCGCCCGGCGCGACGGCTTCACCCCGCGGCCGCTGTCCTACTTCGAGACGATGTTCGACGCGCTGCAGCCCGAGGCCGAGGACCGGATCCGGCTGTACCTGGCCGAGCACGAGGGCGACCTGGTGGCTGCGACGATCTGGACCCGGGTGGGTGGCCACGTCTGGTACGCCTACGGCGCCTCCACCTCGGCGAAGCGGGACGTCCGCGGCTCCAACGCCGTCCAGTGGCAGATGATGCGCGACGCCCTGGCCGCCGGCGCCGACGTCTACGACCTGCGCGGGATCACCGACTCGGTGGCCAACGACGACCCGCACCTCGGGCTGATCCAGTTCAAGGTGGGCACCGGCGGGGAGGCCTACACCTACCTCGGCGAGTGGGACCTCCCGCTGAACCGGCTGCTGTACAAGGCCTTCGACGTCTACATGGCCCGTCGCGGCTGA
- a CDS encoding TetR/AcrR family transcriptional regulator, with translation MSRPPVARAKVLRAFVEILLSEGESATTMEAVAARAGVTKGGLLYHFGSRDALVQGLLERLDELGEADVAAMRSAPEGPVDYYLRTSDVTSSVEFNELFIAASRLTKEAGLQARARLRALETRWLELLTEAIGDDARARLVLLLGDGLYLQGMIADTPGQPAGSGQLDLVLPLVEQLLATEGT, from the coding sequence GTGTCACGTCCGCCGGTCGCCCGGGCCAAGGTGCTGCGTGCCTTCGTCGAGATCCTGCTCAGCGAGGGCGAGTCGGCAACCACGATGGAGGCCGTCGCCGCCCGCGCCGGCGTCACCAAGGGCGGCCTGCTCTACCACTTCGGCTCCCGCGACGCCCTGGTCCAGGGGCTGCTGGAGCGGCTGGACGAGCTCGGCGAGGCGGACGTCGCGGCGATGCGCAGCGCCCCCGAGGGACCGGTCGACTACTACCTGCGCACCTCCGACGTCACCAGCTCGGTCGAGTTCAACGAGCTCTTCATCGCCGCCTCCCGGCTCACCAAGGAGGCCGGTCTGCAGGCCCGGGCCCGGCTGCGCGCCCTGGAGACGCGCTGGCTGGAGCTGCTGACCGAGGCCATCGGCGACGACGCCCGAGCCCGGCTGGTGCTGCTGCTCGGCGACGGCCTCTACCTGCAGGGCATGATCGCCGACACCCCCGGCCAGCCGGCCGGCAGCGGGCAGCTGGACCTCGTGCTGCCCCTGGTGGAGCAGCTGCTCGCGACGGAGGGGACATGA
- a CDS encoding uracil-DNA glycosylase → MTSEDDLRPHPVTGQLFPSPVPPGTGWPGDPAEPETPVAGSEPEVLDLARGCTDLAELEARSSVCRACPRLVAWREQVATTGRRASFADQPYWGRPGPGFGDRAPRILVVGLAPAANGSNRTGRLFTGDRSGDWIYAALHRAGWANQPHSTSAADGLALTEVRIVPAVRCAPPANKPTPDERRTCGHWLDREVQLTADTVRSVLALGSIAWDAALSSARRVGWGVARPKPVFGHARVVELGGPHGPVRLVGSYHVSQQNTFTGRLTEPMLDAALALL, encoded by the coding sequence ATGACCTCCGAGGACGACCTGCGGCCGCACCCGGTGACCGGCCAGCTCTTCCCCTCACCGGTGCCGCCGGGGACCGGGTGGCCGGGCGACCCGGCCGAGCCGGAGACGCCGGTGGCCGGCAGCGAGCCCGAGGTGCTCGACCTCGCCAGGGGCTGCACCGACCTGGCCGAGCTGGAGGCCCGCAGCTCGGTCTGCCGGGCCTGCCCCCGGCTGGTGGCCTGGCGGGAGCAGGTGGCCACCACCGGGCGCCGCGCCTCCTTCGCCGACCAGCCCTACTGGGGACGTCCGGGCCCCGGATTCGGCGACCGCGCACCGCGGATCCTGGTGGTCGGGCTGGCCCCGGCGGCCAACGGCAGCAACCGGACCGGGCGTCTGTTCACCGGCGACCGCAGCGGGGACTGGATCTACGCCGCCCTGCACCGGGCCGGGTGGGCGAACCAGCCGCACAGCACCTCCGCCGCCGACGGGCTGGCGCTGACGGAGGTCCGGATCGTGCCGGCGGTCCGCTGCGCCCCGCCGGCCAACAAGCCCACCCCGGACGAGCGCCGTACCTGCGGGCACTGGCTGGACCGGGAGGTGCAGCTGACCGCGGACACCGTCCGCTCGGTCCTGGCCCTCGGCTCGATCGCCTGGGACGCCGCCCTCTCCTCGGCCCGCCGCGTCGGCTGGGGCGTCGCGCGGCCCAAGCCGGTCTTCGGGCACGCCCGGGTGGTGGAGCTCGGTGGACCCCACGGTCCGGTGCGACTGGTCGGCAGCTACCACGTCAGCCAGCAGAACACGTTCACCGGACGCCTCACCGAGCCCATGCTGGACGCCGCCCTGGCCCTGCTCTGA